In Candidatus Dependentiae bacterium, a genomic segment contains:
- the rplQ gene encoding 50S ribosomal protein L17, with product MMHQCDRKKLNIKQGHRKALLRNQAISLILHGHIQSTTTHIKVLRSYVEKIVTLARAGDNFNTIRRISQELPYDKEAVYKLIREIAPKYVQRPGGYLRIYNLGRRPSDTAPISRIEWV from the coding sequence ATGATGCATCAGTGTGATAGAAAAAAATTAAATATAAAACAAGGTCACCGCAAGGCGCTTTTGAGAAACCAGGCTATTAGCTTGATTCTTCATGGGCATATTCAATCGACAACAACTCACATAAAAGTCTTGCGTAGTTATGTAGAAAAAATTGTTACCTTAGCGCGAGCTGGTGATAATTTTAATACGATCAGACGTATTTCTCAGGAATTGCCTTACGACAAAGAAGCTGTTTATAAGCTTATTCGTGAAATTGCTCCTAAGTATGTACAGCGTCCAGGTGGTTATTTGAGAATTTATAATCTTGGTCGTCGCCCAAGTGACACTGCTCCTATTTCTCGTATTGAGTGGGTGTAG